The following are from one region of the Gossypium hirsutum isolate 1008001.06 chromosome D03, Gossypium_hirsutum_v2.1, whole genome shotgun sequence genome:
- the LOC107950310 gene encoding DNA-directed RNA polymerase III subunit 1, with product MQQRSQDIVFTKRPYIEDVGPRRIKSIKFSMFSDSEIAKAAEVQVYKGVYYDLQSRPIEGGLLDPRMGPPNKSGKCATCDGSFGDCPGHYGYLPLVLPVYNVGYLSTILDILKCICKSCSRILLDDKLAKDYLKKMRAPKTEPLKKAEIMKSVVKKCTAMAGGKAVKCSRCGYLNGTVKKAPKMIGVFHDRSKVNDNSLEELKSAISHTKESKSSINTSSVLNPVKVLSLFKRMTDVDCELLYLSDRPEKFIITNIAVPPTAIRPSVPVDGSQSNENDITERLKRIIQANSSLRQQLVDSNAAFHCLNGWDLLQVDVAQYINSDVRGVPTEMQPARPLSGFLQRLKGKQGRFRGNLSGKRVEFTGRTVISPDPNLKITEVAIPIHMARILSYPERVSSHNIEKLRQCVRNGPSKYPGAVKVRYPDGSARLLIGDYRKRLADELKFGCIVDRHLEDGDIVLFNRQPSLHRMSIMCHRARIMPWRTLRFNESVCNPYNADFDGDEMNMHVPQTEEARTEALMLMGVQNNLCTPKNGEVLVASTQDFLTSSFLITRRDTFYDRATFSLICSYMGDAMDLIDLPTPTLLKPVELWTGKQLFNVLLRPHASVRVYLNLTVKERNYSRKIAKRIGDKEIEVETMCPNDGFVYIRNSELICGQLGKATLGNGNKDGLYSILLRDYNAHAAATCMNRLAKMSARWIGNHGFSIGIDDVQPGKRLNDAKGVTLSGNYKKCDEQIQMFNEGKLQLKPGCDAAQTLEANITEVLNKIRDETGKVCMRELHWRNSPLIMSQCGSKGSAINISQMIACVGQQSVGGRRAPNGFIDRSLPHFHRGSKTPAAKGFVANSFYSGLTATEFFFHTMGGREGLVDTAVKTAETGYMSRRLIKALEDLSIHYDNTCRNASGCIVQFIYGDDGMDPASMEGKSGFPLNFDRLLMKVKATCPPVDQKYLPADAIPQMLEEQVVKHDPDGVCSEAFKKSLKGFLEGQKNELKRVMQLVSNSAQKSEILEDVSHKICGITDRQLEVFIRICIGRYRSKVIEAGTAIGAIGAQSIGEPGTQMTLKTFHFAGVASMNITQGVPRIKEIINAAKKISTPIITAELEFDSNVNVARMVKGRIEKTVLGQVAKSIKIVMTSRLASVVISLDMERIQDAQLHIDANVVKESILQTPKLKLKEQHVKVLDVKKLEVVPPADRSRIHFELHSLKNLLPLVVVKGIKTVERVVIAEKKKDNTSQNKEAKKLYQLFVEGMGLQTVMGVEGIDGRKTMSNHVMEMLQILGIEAARSCIINEIAATMASHGMSIDIRHMMLLGDVMTFRGEVLGITRFGIQKMDKSILMLASFEKTGDHLFNASVNGRDDKIEGVTECIIMGIPMQLGTGILKVMQRVDPLPLLQYGADPVLS from the exons ATGCAGCAAAGATCACAAGATATTGTGTTTACAAAACGGCCGTACATCGAAGATGTCGGGCCACGAAGAAT taaaagcatcaaattctCTATGTTTTCGGATTCAGAGATAGCCAAAGCTGCCGAAGTTCAAGTATATAAGGGTGTTTACTATGATCTTCAAAGCCGCCCCATTGAAGGCGGCTTATTGGATCCTCGAATG GGTCCTCCAAATAAGTCCGGCAAATGCGCAACCTGCGATGGAAGTTTCGGGGACTGTCCAGGGCATTACGGATACTTACCTCTTGTCCTCCCTGTTTATAATGTTGGGTATTTAAGTACAATTTTAGACATTTTAAAGTGCATTTGTAAG TCTTGTTCTCGTATTCTTTTGGATGATAAATTAGCCAAAGATTATCTGAAAAAGATGAGAGCTCCAAAGACTGAACCATTAAAGAAGGCTGAGATAATGAAAAGTGTAGTAAAGAAATGTACTGCTATGGCTGGTGGTAAAGCTGTGAAGTGCTCGAGATGTGGATATCTAAATG GTACAGTGAAGAAGGCTCCAAAGATGATAGGGGTTTTTCATGATCGTTCAAAAGTTAATGACAACAGTTTGGAAGAATTGAAATCTGCCATTTCACACACAAAAGAGTCCAAGTCGTCCATCAACACTTCTTCTGTTCTGAACCCCGTCAAAGTCCTTTCTCTTTTTAAGAGGATGACTGATGTG GACTGTGAATTGCTTTATCTTTCTGATAGACCTGAGAAGTTCATTATTACGAATATTGCTGTGCCACCTACAGCTATCCGACCTTCAGTCCCTGTGGATGGGTCGCAGAG CAATGAAAATGACATTACTGAGAGGTTGAAAAGAATTATTCAGGCAAATAGTAGCCTTCGTCAGCAATTAGTAGATTCAAATGCTGCATTTCATTGTCTG AATGGCTGGGATTTGCTTCAAGTAGATGTTGCACAATACATCAATAGCGATGTTCGTGGTGTTCCTACTGAAATGCAACCGGCAAGACCACTGAGTGGCTTTCTTCAGCGCCTAAAAGGGAAGCAGGGACGGTTTCGTGGGAACTTATCTGGAAAACGTGTTGAATTTACTGGTCGGACTGTTATATCACCTGACCCCAATCTGAAAATCACTGAG GTGGCTATTCCAATCCATATGGCTCGGATTTTAAGTTATCCAGAACGTGTTTCCAGTCACAATATAGAGAAGCTAAGGCAGTGTGTTCGTAATGGCCCATCCAAATACCCTGGTGCAGTGAAGGTCAGATATCCCGATGGTTCTGCGAG GCTCTTGATAGGTGATTATAGAAAGCGTCTTGCTGATGAACTAAAGTTTGGTTGTATTGTTGACCGCCATTTAGAAGATGGAGATATCGTTCTATTCAATAGACAGCCAAGCTTGCATAGAATGTCTATCATGTGCCATAGG GCAAGAATAATGCCGTGGAGAACGTTACGATTCAATGAATCTGTTTGTAACCCATATAATGCTGATTTTGATGGTGATGAAATGAACATGCATGTCCCACAAACAGAAGAGGCTCGGACAGAGGCACTCATGTTGATGGGG GTGCAAAATAATTTGTGCACGCCAAAAAATGGAGAAGTTTTGGTTGCTTCCACTCAAGATTTTTTAACATCTTCCTTCCTTATTACTAGGAGAGATACCTTTTATGACCGTGCAACTTTTTCTCTGATATGTTCCTACATGGGTGATGCAATGGATCTTATAGATTTGCCCACTCCAACATTACTTAAG CCTGTAGAGCTTTGGACCGGTAAGCAATTGTTCAATGTTCTATTACGGCCACATGCAAGTGTGAGAGTTTACTTGAATCTTACCGTTAAGGAGAGAAACTACTCAAGGAAGATCGCCAAAAGGATTGGTGATAAAGAAATAGAAGTAGAAACAATGTGCCCTAATGATGGATTTGTCTATATTCGGAATAGTGAACTTATATGTGGGCAATTAGGGAAGGCTACTTTAG GAAATGGAAACAAGGATGGACTGTATTCTATTCTTCTCAGAGACTACAATGCCCATGCTGCTGCTACCTGCATGAATCGGCTAGCTAAGATGAG TGCTCGTTGGATAGGGAATCATGGCTTTTCGATTGGAATTGATGATGTCCAACCGGGAAAACGTTTGAATGATGCGAAAGGAGTAACACTTTcaggaaattataaaaaatgtgatGAACAGATACAGATGTTTAATGAGGGGAAGCTACAGCTTAAACCGGGTTGTGATGCTGCTCAAACACTAGAAGCTAATATAACTGAAGTATTGAATAAAATTCGGGATGAAACGGGGAAG GTATGCATGAGAGAACTACATTGGAGAAACAGTCCACTGATCATGTCGCAATGTGGTTCCAAGGGTTCTGCTATAAATATAAGTCAAATGATTGCATGTGTTGGTCAGCAGTCAGTTGGGGGACGTCGTGCTCCTAATGGATTTATAGATCGTAGCCTTCCTCATTTTCATAGAGGATCAAAAACACCAGCG GCTAAAGGCTTTGTTGCAAATTCATTCTACAGCGGTTTGACAGCTACAGAGTTTTTCTTTCACACGATGGGTGGGCGAGAAGGCCTTGTGGATACAGCT GTAAAAACAGCTGAGACAGGATACATGTCTCGCAGACTGATCAAAGCATTGGAGGACTTGAGCATTCATTATGATAACACTTGTCGCAATGCAAGTGGATGCATAGTGCAATTTATTTATGGGGATGATGGCATGGATCCTGCATCTATGGAGGGAAAAAGTGGATTTCCTTTGAATTTTGATAGATTACTAATGAAAGTAAAG GCTACCTGTCCTCCAGTTGATCAGAAATACTTACCTGCTGATGCTATACCACAAATGTTAGAAGAGCAGGTAGTCAAACATGATCCAGATGGGGTTTGCTCTGAAGCCTTCAAAAAATCTCTGAAAGGGTTCCTTGAAGGTCAGAAGAATGAACTAAAGAGAGTGATGCAGTTGGTTAGCAATTCTGCACAGAAGAGTGAGATACTTGAGGATGTTAGCCATAAAATATGTGGTATCACTGACAGGCAGTTGGAG GTTTTCATCAGAATTTGCATTGGTCGTTATCGCTCAAAAGTAATTGAAGCTGGAACCGCCATTGGAGCTATTGGAGCTCAGAGTATTGGTGAACCTGGAACACAGATGACATTGAAGACATTTCACTTTGCTGGAGTTGCAAGCATGA ATATTACACAAGGAGTTCCTCGTATCAAAGAAATCATTAATGCAGCCAAAAAAATTAGCACTCCCATAATTACTGCAGAACTTGAGTTTGATAGTAATGTGAACGTTGCACGGATGGTAAAAGGTCGAATTGAGAAAACTGTTTTAGGACAG GTTGCTAAGAGCATCAAGATTGTAATGACTTCAAGATTAGCATCAGTTGTAATCTCCCTTGACATGGAAAGAATCCAAGACGCACAATTGCATATAGATGCAAATGTTGTGAAAGAATCAATTTTGCAAACACCGAAGCTGAAACTAAAGGAGCAG CATGTGAAGGTTTTGGATGTTAAAAAGTTGGAAGTAGTTCCTCCAGCTGATAGAAGTAGAATTCATTTTGAACTTCATTCTCTTAAAAATCTGCTTCCACTGGTTGTGGTAAAG GGCATAAAAACTGTTGAACGTGTTGTTATTGCTGAGAAGAAAAAAGACAATACAAGTCAGAACAAAGAAGCGAAAAAGCTTTACCAGTTGTTTGTAGAAGG CATGGGACTCCAAACTGTTATGGGTGTTGAAGGAATTGATGGACGGAAGACAATGAGTAACCATGTTATGGAAATGCTGCAGATATTGGGAATTGAAGCTGCAAGATCATGCATAATCAATGAGATAGCAGCAACTATGGCAAGTCATGGAATGAGCATAGACATACGCCATATGATGCTTCTAGGAGACGTGATGACATTTAGG GGGGAAGTTCTTGGCATCACAAGATTTGGAATCCAAAAAATGGACAAAAGTATATTGATGCTGGCTTCATTTGAGAAGACAGGTGATCACCTTTTTAATGCTTCTGTTAATGGGAGGGATGACAAAATTGAGGGGGTTACCGAGTGCATCATCATGGGCATCCCGATGCAATTAGGCACTGGAATACTCAAAGTTATGCAGAG AGTTGATCCCCTTCCTCTGCTTCAATACGGAGCGGATCCTGTTTTATCTTGA
- the LOC107950308 gene encoding RNA polymerase-associated protein CTR9 homolog, protein MKTVTGKILSSTPVSVSKAAKIIANFAATDNGASQAISAYLRRASASFSELKQLHNELRKPSRSDHKHKKSKPETTVDGARESSLEPSEFNSAREDVELSQEAGHGYRDGERKKQKNKKKKAKGEDIDVGGEIVIEDGESKRGKENNESNFGEDGDKAVKKHKKEKSGRKVETLEENGVNIEKGEMMDEGEREGEKKKKKKRKSRYIEEGIENNASSEPRKKKKVKNEVDK, encoded by the coding sequence ATGAAGACGGTAACCGGCAAGATCCTCTCTTCAACTCCGGTTTCCGTTTCCAAGGCAGCCAAAATCATCGCCAACTTCGCCGCCACAGACAACGGCGCGTCGCAAGCAATCAGCGCATACCTTCGACGCGCCTCCGCTTCATTCAGTGAGCTCAAACAGTTGCACAACGAGCTCCGAAAACCGTCGAGATCGGACCACAAGCACAAGAAGTCAAAGCCCGAGACCACAGTGGACGGTGCTCGTGAGTCGAGCCTAGAACCGAGTGAATTCAACTCGGCTCGTGAAGATGTGGAGCTGAGTCAGGAGGCGGGTCACGGGTACAGAGACGGTGAGAGGAAAAAACagaagaacaagaagaagaaagCGAAGGGCGAGGATATTGATGTTGGGGGGGAAATTGTAATTGAAGACGGAGAAAGCAAGAGGGGGAAGGAAAATAACGAGAGTAACTTTGGGGAAGATGGGGACAAAGCGGTAAAGAAGCATAAGAAGGAGAAAAGTGGCAGAAAGGTTGAAACATTGGAGGAAAATGGGGTTAACATTGAGAAAGGTGAAATGATGGATGAGGGAGAGAGGGAAggggagaagaaaaagaagaagaaaaggaagagtAGATATATTGAGGAGGGAATTGAAAATAATGCTTCTTCAGAGCCACGGAAGAAGAAGAAGGTTAAAAATGAAGTTGATAAGTGA